In the Paenibacillus sp. FSL H7-0357 genome, one interval contains:
- a CDS encoding sensor histidine kinase, with product MNAKYISTIRWKFIWAFILSMLSGAILLWGGYRLVNSLLHMNTSSPSAPYSLVLKWIINHIGSVPVMTAVGIISFLVFFFLYTRKVVSYLEEITKGIQQITKLGESHRIEVRTSDELGVLAENINIMSERLQQSLLEERKAIQAKNELITGVSHDLRTPLTSVLGYLDYIEQDRCREETEVRYYVGIAYQKALVLRKLIDDLFEYTRVNSGGLPLAAEQLDLKAFIRQLAEEAVPELARAGMAYELVDHTESLWIQGAPYELLRAYENLITNAIRYGREGKKLEIVLTREGDEAVVRISNFGEMIAESDLPHIFERFYRAERSRSRHTGGSGLGLAIAKGIVERHHGEITAQSDVNRTDFITRFPLSPQESLENL from the coding sequence GTGAATGCAAAATATATAAGTACTATCCGCTGGAAATTCATTTGGGCGTTTATTCTCAGCATGTTGTCAGGAGCCATCCTGTTATGGGGAGGTTACCGGCTGGTGAATTCTCTGCTTCACATGAACACGAGTTCACCGTCGGCACCCTATTCCCTGGTTTTGAAATGGATCATTAACCATATTGGCTCAGTGCCGGTAATGACAGCCGTAGGCATTATCAGCTTTTTGGTGTTCTTTTTTTTGTACACACGAAAAGTAGTATCCTATCTCGAAGAGATCACAAAGGGGATTCAGCAAATCACCAAACTGGGAGAGTCACACCGGATTGAAGTGCGGACCAGTGATGAGCTAGGTGTACTGGCAGAGAATATTAATATTATGTCCGAACGGCTGCAGCAGTCCCTGCTTGAAGAGCGTAAGGCGATCCAGGCCAAAAATGAGCTGATTACCGGGGTCTCTCATGATTTGCGTACTCCGCTGACCTCGGTTTTGGGTTATCTGGATTATATTGAGCAGGACCGCTGCCGGGAAGAGACAGAGGTGCGTTATTATGTAGGCATTGCTTATCAGAAAGCACTGGTGCTGCGTAAGCTGATTGATGATCTGTTCGAATATACCCGTGTCAACAGTGGAGGACTGCCGCTTGCAGCAGAACAGCTGGACCTCAAGGCGTTTATTCGGCAGCTGGCGGAAGAGGCGGTTCCAGAGCTTGCCCGGGCAGGTATGGCCTATGAGCTGGTGGATCATACAGAATCCTTATGGATTCAGGGAGCGCCTTACGAGTTGCTGCGCGCTTATGAAAATTTGATTACCAATGCCATCCGTTACGGGCGTGAAGGGAAAAAACTGGAGATCGTACTCACCCGAGAAGGGGATGAAGCAGTCGTGCGGATCAGCAATTTTGGAGAAATGATTGCCGAAAGCGACCTTCCGCATATTTTTGAACGATTCTACCGGGCCGAACGCTCCCGTTCCCGGCATACCGGAGGTTCGGGGCTGGGACTTGCTATAGCCAAAGGGATTGTGGAACGCCACCATGGAGAAATTACAGCCCAAAGCGATGTGAACCGTACCGACTTTATCACCCGCTTCCCGTTATCTCCACAGGAGTCTTTAGAGAATCTTTAG
- a CDS encoding transglycosylase domain-containing protein, whose amino-acid sequence MLSRGNTGTRLTRRKLLRVFYTGFDLAVIGVLLLLAMLFYVRVYGEAVVSRQAGKLVLDQSSVITDSEGNVLRRIPLPESGYRTMAQLEEMPALLIDTFLAVEDRRFYSHQGLDYTGILRAAINNTVNFRVTEGGSSITQQLARNLYLNRDKNMLRKLNEASIATALEKRLSKQDILQLYLNQIYMGRGQYGIKAAAEYYFGVSDLKKLEISQIAALAAIPKGPSIYNPAENNAVSEGRRELVLGIMQQRGLISPQQMVAARKQKYRPQVEVETEVAGASYIDAVLKEASRLTGKSREELQTGGYRIKTGMNTGIQKTLEQAFRNADAFPPDGKNQQVEAAMVILNHHTGEIAAMMGGRNPQAGSLNRAIIDARQPGSAFKPIIDYGPALESGNFTPASIVPDRKQSYGSYSPGNLNGVYRGQVSLNQALQQSINAPAVWLLKQVGISSARQFAGKLGLELPQEDNNLSIALGGLHNGVSPLKMAQAYSVFASGGTFNEAHTISSITNAHGRVLYKHVSSQRQVISARTAESMTFMLRNAVNQGTGKKARMNIPVAGKTGTTQAALPGVDSKANRDLWFVGYTPDWTAAVWMGFDRTDKDNYMTTGSGMAAALFSSVMNKAIAVRN is encoded by the coding sequence GTGCTGAGCAGGGGCAATACCGGCACCCGGCTCACCCGGCGAAAGCTGCTGCGTGTTTTTTATACCGGATTTGATCTTGCGGTAATTGGCGTGTTACTGCTGCTGGCAATGCTGTTTTATGTCCGTGTATATGGAGAGGCTGTGGTAAGCCGTCAGGCCGGGAAGCTGGTTTTAGATCAATCAAGCGTCATTACCGACTCAGAGGGGAATGTGCTGCGCCGAATTCCGCTGCCGGAATCGGGATATCGGACGATGGCTCAGCTGGAAGAGATGCCGGCTCTGCTGATCGACACCTTTTTGGCAGTCGAGGACCGCCGGTTCTACAGCCATCAGGGACTGGACTATACGGGAATCCTGCGTGCCGCCATTAACAATACAGTGAACTTCAGAGTAACAGAGGGAGGCAGCAGCATCACCCAGCAGTTAGCCCGCAATCTCTATTTAAACAGAGATAAAAATATGCTGCGCAAGCTGAACGAGGCCTCCATTGCTACAGCTTTGGAGAAACGGTTGTCAAAGCAGGATATTTTGCAGCTTTATCTGAACCAAATCTATATGGGCCGGGGGCAGTATGGAATAAAGGCGGCAGCAGAGTACTATTTCGGTGTAAGTGACCTCAAAAAGCTGGAGATTTCGCAAATCGCTGCTTTAGCGGCTATCCCGAAAGGTCCTTCCATCTATAATCCTGCGGAGAACAATGCGGTTTCCGAGGGGAGGAGGGAGCTTGTTCTGGGAATCATGCAGCAGCGGGGGCTGATCAGCCCACAGCAAATGGTTGCCGCGCGCAAACAGAAATACCGGCCTCAAGTAGAAGTTGAGACTGAGGTTGCAGGTGCTTCCTATATTGACGCTGTGCTGAAAGAAGCCTCCCGGCTTACGGGTAAGTCGAGGGAAGAGCTGCAAACAGGCGGTTACAGGATTAAGACAGGGATGAATACAGGCATCCAGAAGACACTGGAGCAAGCATTTCGTAACGCAGATGCCTTTCCTCCCGATGGGAAAAACCAGCAGGTCGAGGCGGCCATGGTGATACTCAATCATCACACCGGAGAAATTGCCGCCATGATGGGAGGGCGCAATCCCCAAGCGGGCAGCCTTAATCGGGCGATTATTGATGCGCGTCAGCCGGGTTCCGCCTTTAAGCCGATTATTGATTACGGGCCTGCGCTGGAAAGCGGCAACTTTACTCCAGCGAGTATAGTTCCCGACCGTAAGCAGTCTTACGGGAGTTACAGCCCGGGTAATCTGAATGGCGTATACCGTGGCCAAGTTAGCCTGAACCAGGCGCTCCAGCAATCCATCAATGCTCCGGCCGTATGGCTGCTGAAGCAGGTGGGAATCTCCAGCGCCCGTCAATTTGCCGGAAAGCTGGGGTTAGAACTGCCGCAGGAGGATAATAATCTGTCCATTGCGCTCGGCGGGCTCCACAATGGGGTATCTCCTCTGAAAATGGCCCAGGCCTACAGTGTGTTTGCGAGCGGAGGGACGTTTAATGAAGCTCATACCATTAGCAGCATAACCAATGCGCACGGGCGGGTTCTATACAAGCATGTCTCCAGCCAGCGTCAAGTGATCTCGGCGCGAACTGCGGAAAGCATGACGTTCATGCTCCGCAATGCAGTAAATCAAGGGACCGGGAAAAAAGCGCGGATGAACATACCGGTTGCCGGCAAGACCGGAACGACTCAGGCAGCGCTTCCCGGTGTCGACAGCAAGGCTAATCGGGATCTTTGGTTTGTCGGCTACACACCGGATTGGACAGCGGCTGTATGGATGGGTTTTGACCGTACCGATAAGGATAACTATATGACAACGGGCAGCGGGATGGCGGCCGCTTTATTCTCCTCAGTGATGAACAAAGCAATAGCCGTTCGGAATTGA
- a CDS encoding ABC transporter permease produces MSLFKLTLRNLLHRRFLSLLTVCAVAVTVAFIVLLSLSRQSVEQGAKKGYGPFDLVIGAAGSETQLVLNTFYHIGAPTGNIPLAVLDQVDQDQDVDKAFAMTTGDNYKGFPIVGMDSGYFVTRYGDRNLQDGNLYAHTGETIIGSYVAESLGLHIGDTFTGAHGLVQGDSHETAEAEHTEEHEEDHEEGHAAEAAGDSPDEAHDEEHGEEHAHESFQYTVVGILPALNTPDDRAVFTTVDYAWAVHGLPPEEREITAVLVKPASLLGAHDLKEVLDGSNGVQAAYTSQAVSDVLNAVDQGAQLLSVLTALCVILAAIAILLSLIAAVGERTKDVGLLRLLGKSRAYVWLTLTSEGLLVTATGLIAGLLLGHLGAYLLKDALFAQAGIQIEPYQWTPDHWLIAAGALSIGLLSSLGPAFRMYRMHPLALFKS; encoded by the coding sequence ATGAGTCTCTTTAAATTAACACTGCGTAATTTGCTGCATCGGCGGTTTCTGTCGCTGTTGACGGTATGTGCGGTCGCAGTTACGGTTGCTTTTATCGTCCTGCTATCCTTGTCCCGGCAAAGCGTTGAGCAAGGCGCCAAAAAAGGGTATGGCCCCTTCGATCTCGTAATTGGTGCAGCCGGCAGTGAAACCCAGCTTGTGTTGAATACCTTTTATCATATCGGTGCTCCGACAGGCAATATCCCGCTTGCTGTTCTGGATCAAGTGGATCAGGATCAGGATGTGGATAAGGCCTTTGCGATGACAACGGGAGATAATTATAAAGGCTTTCCGATCGTCGGCATGGACTCCGGATATTTTGTTACCCGTTACGGCGACCGTAACCTTCAGGACGGGAATTTATATGCGCACACTGGTGAGACCATTATTGGATCGTATGTGGCGGAATCTCTGGGTCTGCACATTGGAGATACATTTACGGGCGCACATGGACTTGTTCAGGGAGACAGCCATGAAACTGCGGAGGCGGAACACACAGAGGAGCATGAGGAAGATCATGAGGAAGGCCATGCTGCCGAGGCGGCCGGAGATTCGCCGGACGAAGCACATGACGAAGAACATGGCGAAGAACACGCACATGAAAGCTTCCAGTATACCGTTGTGGGTATTCTTCCGGCCCTCAATACCCCTGATGACCGCGCAGTATTTACGACCGTAGATTATGCCTGGGCCGTACATGGCTTGCCTCCTGAGGAGCGGGAGATTACAGCCGTGCTGGTTAAACCGGCCAGTCTGCTGGGGGCCCATGATTTGAAAGAGGTGCTGGACGGCAGTAATGGAGTTCAGGCTGCCTATACAAGCCAGGCGGTTTCCGACGTGCTGAACGCTGTTGATCAGGGAGCACAGCTATTGAGTGTGCTCACGGCATTATGCGTAATTCTGGCAGCGATAGCGATCCTGCTGTCTTTGATTGCCGCAGTCGGGGAACGTACCAAGGATGTGGGGCTATTGCGTCTTCTCGGCAAATCCAGAGCCTATGTATGGTTGACCTTAACGAGCGAAGGTCTGCTGGTGACAGCTACCGGACTTATTGCCGGACTGCTGCTGGGTCATCTTGGCGCTTACCTGCTGAAGGATGCACTGTTCGCCCAAGCTGGCATTCAAATTGAACCTTATCAGTGGACACCTGATCATTGGCTTATTGCTGCAGGGGCGCTTTCCATTGGTCTGCTATCTTCGCTGGGGCCTGCATTCCGGATGTACCGGATGCATCCTCTTGCTTTGTTCAAATCCTAG
- a CDS encoding molybdopterin-dependent oxidoreductase, whose protein sequence is MKKALTNIRKGYGKKLVSIHMWNAWLVLFLALSGLLLVGGFWRELLGEGRVWLKWAHIAFGLVLLIPVIYYLLLAAKHWKRLKGKNGQKANVIFVLVLLIGWIVSGVVLWQFRLAGPRAANTALFIHDLLTWVGLPVIIYHSITRVKWLKEPKKRSIVPEPVTSANGASASNDKQKQPGAAHVQQPMYTRRGFIKVAVGAGLAVTLGPTFVRWIGKSFQLPGTADYAANNANTLIPDPIPLANSAPPIGGGAEGNFRVYTVTDIPAFDNSNWSFTIDGLVDKKFTWNWEEFVKLQREVQVSDFHCVTGWSVYKNTWEGLPLSKLLDLAGVKSQAVMVKLYSGDGVYTDSLTLAQARMEDVMVAVMHDGKPIPNQLGGPVRLVTPQMYAYKSVKWLNRIELIAEDHVGYWEQRGYDKDAWLPGANRV, encoded by the coding sequence TTGAAGAAAGCACTCACGAACATTCGTAAAGGATACGGGAAGAAGCTTGTCTCCATCCATATGTGGAATGCCTGGCTGGTCCTGTTTCTGGCACTCAGCGGATTATTGCTGGTCGGCGGTTTCTGGCGGGAGCTTCTGGGTGAGGGCAGGGTGTGGCTAAAATGGGCACATATCGCGTTTGGACTGGTGCTGCTGATTCCGGTCATTTATTATTTACTGCTTGCTGCAAAACACTGGAAAAGGCTCAAGGGGAAAAATGGGCAAAAGGCTAATGTGATTTTTGTACTGGTCCTATTGATCGGGTGGATTGTGTCGGGTGTCGTACTCTGGCAATTCAGGCTTGCCGGGCCAAGAGCAGCAAATACCGCACTATTTATACACGATCTTCTAACCTGGGTTGGACTTCCGGTTATTATTTACCACTCTATTACCAGAGTCAAGTGGCTCAAAGAACCGAAGAAACGCTCTATTGTACCAGAACCGGTAACATCAGCTAATGGAGCATCTGCTTCTAATGATAAGCAGAAACAGCCGGGAGCGGCCCATGTCCAGCAGCCGATGTATACCCGCCGCGGTTTCATTAAAGTCGCTGTGGGTGCCGGACTTGCGGTAACGCTCGGACCGACCTTTGTCCGCTGGATCGGCAAATCCTTTCAGTTGCCCGGCACCGCGGATTATGCAGCAAACAATGCCAACACACTAATTCCCGACCCTATTCCGCTGGCAAATTCAGCACCACCGATTGGTGGAGGAGCGGAAGGGAACTTCCGCGTATATACTGTAACCGATATTCCAGCATTCGATAATTCGAACTGGTCATTTACGATTGACGGGCTGGTGGACAAGAAGTTCACCTGGAACTGGGAGGAATTCGTCAAGCTGCAGCGCGAGGTGCAGGTCAGTGATTTCCACTGCGTCACTGGCTGGTCTGTCTACAAGAATACCTGGGAGGGTCTGCCCCTCTCCAAACTGCTTGATCTTGCCGGAGTAAAAAGCCAGGCGGTGATGGTCAAGCTGTATTCCGGCGACGGCGTCTATACGGACTCCCTGACACTCGCACAGGCGCGAATGGAGGATGTTATGGTTGCCGTCATGCATGACGGCAAGCCGATTCCGAATCAGCTGGGCGGGCCTGTACGTTTGGTCACTCCGCAAATGTATGCCTATAAATCGGTAAAATGGCTCAACCGGATTGAACTCATTGCTGAGGACCATGTCGGCTATTGGGAACAGCGGGGGTACGACAAAGACGCCTGGCTGCCTGGAGCAAATCGTGTATAA
- a CDS encoding protein arginine kinase, whose product MSSLRFTEQALSDWMRCGGSHSEIVISSRMRIARNLEHLPFPLLASAEQAEEALEQLAPVFQGEAAADFGTFQLLKLDELDELDKKVLVEKHLISPNLANDSRGGAVILNEDESVSIMINEEDHLRIQCLFPGLQVKEAWVRATAIDDIFEASVNYAFDDRRGYLTSCPTNVGTGLRASVMLHLPALVMTHQINRILSAVNQVGLTVRGIYGEGSEAVGNIFQISNQITLGQTESEIIENLHSVVTQIIEHERNARERLLVDSALRITDRIKRSYGILSYAAVMELKESAQRLSDLRLGVDLGILEGPSISVLNELNVKTQPGFLQKLFGDELTATERDMYRAKLLRETLGSQH is encoded by the coding sequence ATGTCAAGTCTCCGGTTTACCGAACAAGCGCTTAGTGACTGGATGCGCTGCGGTGGCAGCCATTCCGAGATTGTAATCAGCAGCCGTATGCGTATCGCCCGCAATCTGGAGCACCTGCCTTTTCCTTTGCTGGCATCTGCCGAGCAGGCGGAAGAGGCGCTGGAGCAGCTGGCACCCGTGTTTCAGGGAGAAGCTGCAGCGGACTTTGGTACCTTTCAACTGCTGAAGCTGGATGAGCTGGATGAGCTGGATAAAAAAGTGCTGGTGGAGAAACATCTGATCAGTCCAAATCTAGCCAATGATTCACGGGGTGGAGCGGTCATTTTGAACGAGGATGAGTCGGTCAGCATTATGATCAATGAGGAAGACCACCTCCGGATTCAATGTCTGTTTCCCGGCCTGCAGGTTAAAGAGGCTTGGGTAAGGGCAACGGCCATCGACGATATTTTTGAGGCTTCTGTCAATTATGCCTTTGATGATAGAAGAGGGTACTTAACGAGTTGCCCCACCAATGTAGGAACCGGGCTAAGAGCCTCGGTAATGCTGCATTTACCGGCACTGGTTATGACCCATCAGATCAACCGGATTCTATCCGCTGTAAATCAGGTGGGACTGACCGTAAGAGGAATTTATGGTGAGGGCAGCGAAGCAGTTGGGAACATCTTTCAGATATCCAACCAGATTACGCTGGGACAGACCGAAAGTGAGATCATTGAGAATCTTCACAGTGTGGTCACCCAGATTATAGAGCATGAACGGAATGCCCGTGAACGCCTGCTGGTTGATTCCGCACTGCGGATTACCGACCGGATTAAACGCTCTTACGGCATTTTGTCCTATGCGGCAGTGATGGAGCTTAAAGAGTCGGCCCAGCGGTTATCCGATTTGCGGCTTGGAGTCGATTTGGGGATACTGGAAGGGCCTTCGATTTCAGTGCTGAATGAGCTGAATGTCAAG
- a CDS encoding CtsR family transcriptional regulator, whose protein sequence is MRNISDIIEQYLKNILHESPEGTVEIQRNDLADQFSCVPSQINYVISTRFTLEKGYVVESKRGGGGYIRIQRFELPQNVALYAHLKSTIGNDIDQNSAEGLIYQLEEALFLTKREACLMRAAVSRDCLTINLPYRDEIRAKIMKAMLISLLGK, encoded by the coding sequence ATGCGTAATATCTCCGATATTATCGAACAATATCTGAAGAATATTTTGCATGAAAGTCCCGAAGGTACGGTGGAAATTCAGCGTAATGATCTGGCGGACCAGTTCTCCTGTGTACCGTCACAGATCAATTATGTCATCAGTACGCGCTTTACTTTGGAGAAGGGCTATGTGGTCGAGAGCAAACGTGGAGGCGGAGGTTACATCCGGATTCAGCGCTTTGAGCTTCCTCAGAATGTGGCGCTTTACGCACATCTCAAATCCACGATAGGCAATGATATTGACCAGAATTCCGCCGAAGGGCTGATCTACCAGCTTGAGGAGGCCCTGTTCTTAACCAAGCGTGAAGCGTGTCTCATGCGCGCCGCTGTTTCCCGGGATTGTCTGACGATTAATCTGCCCTACCGGGATGAGATTCGTGCCAAGATTATGAAAGCCATGCTGATTTCTTTGCTTGGTAAATAA
- a CDS encoding MFS transporter yields MNKNSIPAAPSLVAKDREQRNLQQDTIYRILLAVSFVHLFNDSIQALIPAMFPILKENMLLSYAQVGWISFALNITSSVIQPIIGYAADRKPRPILLPLGMCCTFAGVFLLAFAGNYVLVIFSVMLVGFGSAAFHPEGMRVAHMAAGQRKGLSQSIFQVGGNAGQSLGPLLMKWVFIPFGQMGALGFTVIAAAGIAVQTYVAKWYQEMLNAGYTFRKKSTGRTLDPARSKSILTATVILVFIVFVRSWYSASIGGYYAFYLMDKYGMKLDDAQIYIFMYLAAGAVGTFFGGPLADRFGRRNLILISMVSTVPFALALPFVNHFWAAVLLIISGFVLLSSFSVTVIYAQMLYPGNIGTVSGLITGLAFGLGGIGSVVIGDLIDRIGIATVFIACGFLPLLGLLALLLPNDKTLEKWAAE; encoded by the coding sequence ATGAATAAGAATTCTATACCCGCTGCTCCCTCTTTAGTTGCAAAAGACCGGGAACAACGCAATCTGCAGCAGGATACTATTTACCGGATTTTACTCGCCGTAAGCTTTGTGCATTTATTCAATGATTCCATTCAGGCGCTTATCCCGGCGATGTTTCCTATCTTAAAGGAAAACATGCTGCTCTCCTATGCACAGGTCGGATGGATATCCTTCGCCCTGAACATCACTTCTTCGGTGATTCAGCCGATAATCGGCTATGCCGCTGACCGTAAACCCCGACCGATCCTGCTCCCTCTGGGGATGTGCTGCACGTTCGCCGGAGTGTTCCTGCTCGCTTTTGCCGGAAATTACGTATTGGTCATCTTCTCTGTTATGCTTGTCGGCTTCGGTTCGGCTGCGTTCCACCCGGAGGGCATGCGTGTAGCTCATATGGCTGCAGGTCAGCGCAAGGGATTGTCGCAATCCATCTTCCAAGTGGGAGGCAATGCCGGACAATCCCTGGGTCCTCTTTTGATGAAATGGGTATTCATTCCCTTTGGGCAGATGGGCGCACTTGGGTTCACCGTAATCGCTGCCGCCGGAATTGCCGTACAGACCTATGTGGCCAAATGGTACCAAGAAATGCTTAATGCAGGCTATACGTTCCGCAAAAAATCGACTGGACGCACGCTTGACCCTGCTCGCAGCAAAAGCATTCTGACCGCAACCGTGATCCTGGTCTTTATCGTGTTTGTACGCTCCTGGTACAGCGCCTCCATCGGCGGCTATTATGCCTTCTACTTAATGGATAAATACGGAATGAAGCTCGATGACGCTCAAATATACATCTTTATGTATTTGGCGGCCGGTGCAGTTGGAACCTTCTTCGGGGGCCCGCTAGCCGACCGTTTCGGGCGGCGTAATCTCATCCTGATCTCTATGGTGAGTACTGTGCCTTTTGCGCTGGCGCTGCCTTTTGTAAACCATTTCTGGGCCGCTGTTCTGCTAATCATCTCCGGATTTGTCCTGCTGTCCAGCTTCTCAGTAACAGTCATTTATGCACAAATGCTCTATCCGGGCAATATCGGAACCGTCTCGGGACTGATTACTGGACTGGCTTTTGGGCTTGGCGGGATCGGCTCGGTAGTTATCGGCGACCTGATCGACCGGATCGGAATTGCGACTGTGTTCATAGCTTGCGGCTTCCTCCCGCTGCTTGGCCTGCTTGCCCTGCTGTTACCCAATGATAAGACACTGGAGAAATGGGCCGCTGAATAA
- a CDS encoding response regulator transcription factor → MDIYFCNEGYRLLKAFDGQEALEYLKEEKVDLIIMDVMMPKMDGIEACMKIREEQNMPIIMLSAKNSDMDKILGLSIGADDYVGKPFNPLELVARAKSQLRRYHKFNKDTQPRMNDNELIFEDLVIDILKHEVCVDGRKVRLTPREFSILELLARHQGQVLSMEQIYRNIWNEPFLDGGSTVMVHIRNIREKIELDPKQPRYVQTVWGIGYKLDGPS, encoded by the coding sequence ATGGATATTTATTTCTGCAACGAAGGTTATCGGCTGCTCAAAGCCTTTGACGGACAGGAAGCGCTGGAATATTTAAAAGAGGAGAAGGTGGACCTCATTATTATGGATGTGATGATGCCCAAGATGGACGGGATAGAAGCCTGCATGAAAATCCGTGAAGAGCAAAATATGCCGATCATCATGCTGTCCGCCAAAAATTCGGATATGGATAAAATTCTTGGACTCAGTATAGGCGCCGACGATTATGTCGGAAAGCCATTTAATCCGCTGGAGCTTGTGGCCCGGGCCAAATCACAGCTGCGCCGCTATCATAAATTCAACAAGGATACCCAACCAAGGATGAATGACAATGAGCTGATCTTCGAGGATCTGGTCATCGACATATTGAAACACGAGGTCTGCGTGGATGGACGTAAGGTAAGGCTGACACCCCGTGAATTTTCCATTTTGGAGCTGCTGGCGAGACATCAGGGTCAGGTGCTCAGCATGGAGCAGATTTACAGGAATATCTGGAATGAGCCTTTCCTGGACGGAGGCAGCACGGTTATGGTACATATCCGCAATATCCGCGAGAAAATTGAGCTGGATCCGAAGCAGCCCCGTTATGTGCAAACTGTATGGGGGATCGGGTATAAATTGGACGGGCCATCCTGA
- a CDS encoding GNAT family N-acetyltransferase translates to MEIRQLQLEDFEASLGLSEYAFQFKLNGDDRVKSKQKFKPERVWGIFEEGELSAKLTLLPLQVYVQGKAVSMGGIAGVATWPENRRQGLVAKLLSHTLQTMNESGHTLSFLHPFLIPFYRRFGWEIYCEYKKYTIPVGKFPRKAEMEGRVERDKANIEVMEQLYGRFASGYNGTLLRDREWWENSVVDEDTRHCVFYSAAGEPGGYVLYKIENKELVIDEFIFMDEEARRGLWTFLANHDSMVTAAKLKLVPADDMLPFLLPDPRIPQENYPYFMARIVNAKAFVEGLTFKEQNELQKRTLYIEDEHAPWNDGLWEWKVNRQGEASLIQVKGTGEQADLRCGIGTLTVLLLGYKRPEELHRCGQLTGSLEAVEWLKGIMPQARTALFDFF, encoded by the coding sequence TTGGAGATCAGGCAATTGCAGCTAGAGGATTTTGAGGCAAGCCTTGGCTTGTCCGAGTACGCTTTTCAATTCAAACTTAACGGTGACGACAGAGTAAAATCTAAACAGAAGTTCAAGCCGGAAAGAGTCTGGGGTATCTTTGAGGAAGGGGAGCTAAGTGCGAAGCTGACGCTGCTGCCTCTTCAGGTGTATGTGCAAGGCAAAGCCGTCTCCATGGGTGGGATTGCCGGAGTGGCGACATGGCCGGAGAACCGCAGACAGGGACTTGTGGCCAAGCTTTTGTCCCATACGCTACAAACAATGAATGAATCAGGTCATACGTTATCCTTCCTGCATCCCTTCTTGATTCCTTTTTACCGCAGGTTCGGATGGGAGATCTACTGTGAATATAAGAAGTACACGATACCGGTGGGCAAGTTTCCGCGGAAGGCCGAAATGGAGGGGCGTGTAGAGCGCGATAAAGCAAATATTGAAGTAATGGAGCAGTTATACGGGCGCTTTGCTTCCGGGTATAACGGTACGCTGCTGCGTGATCGTGAATGGTGGGAGAACAGCGTAGTGGATGAGGATACACGTCATTGTGTGTTTTATTCTGCAGCGGGTGAACCGGGAGGTTATGTTCTCTATAAAATAGAGAACAAAGAACTGGTTATTGATGAATTCATTTTTATGGACGAAGAAGCCCGCCGGGGATTGTGGACTTTTCTCGCCAACCATGATTCGATGGTCACCGCTGCGAAATTAAAGCTGGTGCCAGCAGATGATATGCTGCCGTTTTTGCTTCCGGATCCCCGTATTCCGCAGGAGAATTATCCTTATTTTATGGCGCGTATTGTTAATGCCAAAGCCTTTGTGGAAGGACTCACCTTTAAGGAACAGAATGAGCTGCAAAAGCGCACGTTGTATATTGAGGATGAGCATGCCCCATGGAACGACGGGCTGTGGGAGTGGAAGGTCAATCGGCAAGGTGAGGCATCTTTAATACAAGTAAAGGGTACCGGAGAGCAGGCGGATTTGCGCTGCGGCATTGGAACATTGACGGTGCTGCTGCTTGGATACAAACGTCCGGAAGAATTGCACCGCTGTGGGCAGTTAACCGGCAGTCTAGAAGCCGTGGAGTGGCTGAAAGGGATTATGCCGCAGGCACGGACCGCATTGTTTGATTTTTTCTGA
- a CDS encoding UvrB/UvrC motif-containing protein gives MLCQECGVKPATLHFTKIVSGEKTEFHICESCAREKGELIPGTAGGFSIHSLLSGLLDLEGSGKEKSVATQNAQGLKCENCGMTYSQFSKLGRFGCSSCYKYFDSTLDPLFRRVHGSTAHVGKLPKRAGAQIMCKRQIDELKLELQQSIMQEEFETAAELRDQIRRLEKEMAQE, from the coding sequence ATGCTTTGCCAGGAATGCGGCGTCAAACCGGCTACCCTTCATTTCACCAAAATTGTGAGTGGAGAGAAGACGGAATTTCATATTTGTGAAAGCTGTGCGCGGGAGAAGGGGGAATTAATTCCCGGAACCGCGGGCGGGTTCTCCATTCACAGCCTGCTCTCCGGTTTACTGGATCTGGAAGGTTCCGGCAAGGAGAAATCCGTGGCAACCCAAAATGCACAGGGACTGAAATGCGAGAATTGCGGCATGACGTATTCCCAGTTCAGCAAACTTGGACGGTTCGGCTGCAGCTCCTGCTATAAATATTTTGACAGCACGCTGGATCCGCTGTTCCGAAGAGTGCACGGCAGTACCGCTCATGTAGGCAAGCTGCCGAAACGTGCAGGGGCACAAATTATGTGCAAACGGCAAATTGATGAACTGAAGTTGGAATTGCAGCAAAGCATTATGCAAGAGGAGTTCGAAACTGCAGCCGAGCTGCGGGATCAGATCCGCCGACTTGAAAAAGAAATGGCACAAGAGTAA